The DNA window TATAGCACCTGGTGAGGTAATTGTATATGCAAGAAATTATGTGACAAATAGAATCTTACAAGAGTATGGAATAAAAACACATATCATGCCAAGCTCAGAGCTTTCAAGAGGGCGCGGAGGTCCAAGATGTATGAGTATGCCCCTTGTTAGGGAAAAACTATAGGCGGATTAAAACATTTATATTGAAATTAGAATGAATCACTAAATCATAAATTTAAGGGGGAAAAGTAGAGATGCCAATTAATTTAAAGGGAAGAAATTTTATAACATTAAAGGATTTTACACCACAGGAGATACATTATTTATTAGACTTATCTGTTGATCTTAAGAGAAAGAAAAGATCAGGAGAAGAAGGAGATTTATTAAAAGGAAAAAATATTGTCTTATTATTTGAAAAAACTTCAACAAGAACAAGATGTGCATTTGAAGTAGCAGGCTTTGATGAAGGTGCTCAGGTTACTTTTTTGAGTAATAGTCAAATGGGCAAAAAAGAATCCATAGAAGATACAGCGAAAGTACTAGGACGATTTTATGACGGTATTGAATTTAGAGGATTCAAACAAGAAACAGTAGATACACTTGCAAAACATGCAGGTGTACCTGTATGGAATGGACTTACAGACCTATATCATCCTACTCAAATATTAGCGGATTTTATGACAATCATGGAGCATGTAAATAAGCCTCTTAACAAGACAAAGTTAGTGTATGCAGGGGATGCAAGAAATAACATGGGCAATTCTTTGATGATAGGAGCGGCAAAAATGGGAATGCATTTTGTAGCAGTAGCACCAAAAGAATTATTCCCATCAGAAGAATTGATTTCAGAAATGAGAGAAGTAGCCAAATATACAGGAGGAAAAATAGAGTTTACTGAAAATATAGAAGAAGGGGTTAAGGATGCCGATGCTATATATACAGATGTATGGGTATCTATGGGAGAAGAAGATAAATTTGAAGAGAGAATTGAGCAATTAAAACCTTATCAAGTGAATATGAAGATGATGGAACAAACAGGAAATCCAGATGTAATCTTTTTGCATTGTTTACCATCTTTCCATGATACAAAAACAATCGTAGGAAAGGATATCTATGAAAAATATGGACTAAAAGAAATGGAAGTAACAGATGAAGTGTTTAGAAGTAAATATTCAGTAGTATTTGACGAAGCAGAAAATAGAATGCATACAATCAAAGCAGTAATGGTGGCAACTTTAGGGAAATAGATTGATTATTGGGGGGAGGAATAGAGGATGAAAAAGCTTGTAGTAGCCCTAGGGGGAAACGCATTGCAAGAATCTAGCAAGCCTGCTACTGCGAAGGCACAATTAGAAGTCATTAGAAATACATCAAAGTATATTGCAGATATTATAGAAGAAGGATATAAGGTATCCATTGCCCATGGAAATGGACCACAGGTTGGTAGAATAGTTCTTCAAAATGAAGCAGCAAATCATATTACACCAGCTATGCCCTTTGATGTTTGTGGAGCTATGAGTCAGGGAATGATTGGATATCATATACAGCAGTCCTTAAGAGATGAACTAAAATTAAGAGGAAATAATAAACAAGTAGTAAGTCTTGTTACTCAAGTATTAGTAGATCAAGATGATTTAGCATTTTCTCATCCAACTAAGCCTATAGGACCTTTTTATACGAAGGAAGAAGCACAAAAAATAAAAAGTGAAAAAGGATATGATATGGTAGAGGATGCAGGTCGTGGATTTAGAAGAGTTGTAGCTTCTCCAAATCCGATTAAGATTGTTGAGATAGATACAGTTAAGAATTTAGTTGAATCAGACCAAATTGTTATTACAGTAGGGGGTGGAGGTATACCTGTTATTCAGAAAGAAGATGGACAATTACAAGGTGTACCAGCAGTGATTGATAAAGATTTAGCATCTGAAAGGCTAGCAGAAGATTTAGATGCAGATATCCTTTTAATCCTTACAGCAGTAGATAAAGTTTCAATAAATTTTGGAAAGCTTAATCAAATAGATCTTGATCATATAACCGTGGAAGAAGCTTATAAGTATATAGATGAGGGACATTTTGCACCGGGTAGTATGTTACCAAAAATGAAAGCAGCTATTCAATTTGCACAGTCAAAACCAGGAAGAAAGTCTATCATCGCTTCCTTGTCTCAAGCAAGAGAAGCATTAGTTGGAGATAGTGGAACCATCATAACAAAAGAAAGAATAGAAGCTTATAGAGAATTGGTTGAAGCATAAATAAAAGCTCTTATAAATCCTAAATGTTGGATTTATAAGAGTTTTTTATATTATAGGAAGTTTATGAAGTGGACTATATTTTACAAAATAATATAGAAATCCATAATAAATTTTATAGATGGTCTCCTGAGAGGTGAAAAAGAAGCGTGCTAAATGAATGCATGAATATTTATAAATAAATATGAATAAATATGTTGCATATTTATAAAATTTTGTTATAATATATTCATGAATATATTTTGAAGGGGGCTATGAAAATGAAAAAAGAAAAAGTAGTATTAGCATATTCTGGAGGATTAGATACCTCTGTAATTCTTACATGGTTAAAGGAAACTTATGGAGTAGACGTGGTTGCAGCATGTATAAATGTTGGTCAAGAAGATGATTTTGAGGAAGTAAAGAAAAAAGCTTTGGCAACAGGAGCGGTAAAGTCTTATGTGGTAGATGTAGTAGAAGAGTTTATTACAGATTATATTTATCCAACTCTTAAGGCGTCTGCTGTTTATGAAGATGATTATTTATTAGGAACATCCTTTGCTAGACCACTTATTGCAAAAAAATTAGTTGAGATAGCAGAAAAGGAAGGCGCAGTAGCCATTGCTCATGGAGCTACTGGAAAAGGAAATGATCAGGTTCGTTTTGAAGCTACTATTAAAGCTTTGAATCCACACTTAAAGATTATTGCCCCTTGGAGAATATGGGATTTAAAATCAAGAGAAGATTGTATTGAATATGCAGAGAAACATAATATTCCAATTGCTGTTACAAAAGAGAAAATTTATAGTAGAGATCAAAACATCTGGCATATTAGTCATGAGGGTGGAAATTTAGAAGAACCATGGAATGAACATGATGAAAGTATATACATGATGAGTGTATCTCCTCAAAATGCACCTGATACACCTGCCTTTATTGAAATTGAATTTGAAAAAGGAATACCGGTTAAAATAAATGGTGAAAACTATAATCCTGTAAGCATGATGGAGGTATTAAATCAATTAGCTGGAGAAAATGGCGTAGGAACTATTGATATTATTGAGAATAGATTGGTTGGGATGAAATCTAGAGGTATTTATGAAACGCCAGGAGGAACCATTCTTTTTAAGGCCCATAAAGCCCTAGAAAAGCTTACATTAGATAGAGATACTTTAAGTTATAAAAAAATTGTATCAGAAAAGTATGCCCAGCTTGTTTATGATGGACTATGGTTTACACCTCTTAGAGTGGCATTATCTAAATTTGTTGATAGTACACAAGAAGTTGTAACAGGAAAAGTAAAAATGAAGCTTTATAAGGGGAATTGTACGTGTGTTGCATCAGCTTCACCTTATTCATTATATAATGAAGAATTTGTTACCTTTGGAGAAGATGATGTATACAATCAAAAGGATGCAGAAGGATTTATTAATCTATTTGCTTTACCATTAACGATTCGTGCCATTATGAATGAGAAAGATACAAAAGGAGTGAAATGAAGATATGAAGTTATGGGGAGGACGTTTTGCAAAAAATACAGCAGCTCTTGTGGATGAATTTAATGCGTCTATATCCTTTGATCAAAAGCTTTACAAGCATGATATTATAGGTAGTATTGCCCATGCAAAAATGTTAAAAAAATCTAATATCATTACAGAAGAAGAAGGAAAAGAGATTATAGAAGGCCTAGAAAATATACTAAAAGATATTGAAGAGGGTAAGGTAGAATTTCAGATATCCTATGAAGATATTCATATGAATATTGAAAAGCTCTTGATAGATCAAATTGGAGAAGTAGGTAAAAAACTTCATACAGCAAGAAGTAGAAATGATCAGGTGGCAGTAGATATAAGATTATATCTAAGAGATCAAATCAATAGGATTTGTGAAAAAATAAAGAACTTGTTAAATACTTTAATTGCTTTGTCAGAAAAGCATATAAACACAATTATGCCAGGATATACCCATCTTCAAAGGGCGCAACCCATTACTTTAGGATATCATCTGATGGCGTATTTTCAAATGTTTAAACGAGATTATTTAAGACTTAAGGATTGTTATAAAAGGGTAAATATGATGCCTTTAGGAGCAGGAGCATTAGCAGGGACTACTTATGAGACAGATCGGGAGTTTTTAAGAGAAGAACTAGATTTTTTTGGAATATGCGAAAATTCTTTGGATGCAGTAAGTGATAGAGATTTTGTCATTGAATTTATCAGTGATGCGTCAATGATGATGATGCACCTAAGCAGATTTTGTGAAGAGTTAATTATCTTTAATAGTGCTGAATTTAATTTTGTAGAGATGGATGATGCATATAGTACAGGAAGTAGTATTATGCCCCAAAAGAAAAACCCTGATGTGGCAGAATTGATTCGAGGAAAAACAGGAAGGGTTTATGGAAATCTCTTTAATTTATTAACCATTATGAAAGCATTGCCCCTTGCGTATAACAAGGATATGCAGGAAGATAAACCACCCCTTTTTGATACGGTTGAAAATGTAAGCATTTGTCTTGAGATTTTTGATGAAATGATTAAAACAATGAAAATAAGAAAAGATAATATGAAAAAAGCTACAAAAGAAGGATTTATGAATGCTACAGATGTGGCAGATTATCTTGTGAAAAAAGGATTGGCCTTTAGAAGTGCTCATGAAGTGGTAGGTAAAATGGTTCTTTACTGTGTACAAAATAATAAAACCATGGAAGATTTAAGTTTAGAAGAATTTAAGGATTTTTCAAGTGTATTTACAGAAGACATTCTTGAAACTATAAAAATAGAAAATTGTATTGTATCTAAAAAATCACAGGGTTCTACGGCAAAACAGCATGTGGAGAAGATGATTAGGGAAGGAAAAAGAATGATAGAAGTATTAGATTAAAACAGGGAAACATTGAAAAGAATAGGAGGAAAAGAGGTGCCCATTAACTTAAAAGGTAAAAGTTTTCTCACACTGAAGGAGTTTACACCGAGAGAAATCATGTATCTATTAAATTTATCTAAAAATTTAAAAAATAAAAAAAGAGTAGGAGATCATGAAAAATTACTAGCAGGAAAAAATGTTGTATTATTATTTGAAAAATCTTCTACTAGAACAAGATGCTCCTTTGAGATTGCAGCTATGGATGAAGGGGCTGGAGTTACCTTTTTAGGAGGTAATGATAGTCATATTAGCAAAAAAGAATCTATAGAGGATACGGCAAAAGTATTAGGAAGAATGTATGATGGTATTGAATTTAGAGGATATAGTCAAGAAACGGTAGAGGATTTAGCTGAGTACTCAGGAGTTCCTGTATGGAATGGACTTACAGATCTATATCATCCAACACAAATTCTTGCAGATTTTCTAACGGTTATGGAGCATATTGATAAGCCTTTAAATAAAGTGAAATTTGTATATGTAGGAGATGCTAGAAATAATATGGGGAATTCTTTGATGATTGGTGCGACGAAATTAGGAATGGATTTTGTAGCATTAGCCCCAAAAGATTTATTTCCTGATGAAAATCTGGTAATGGAAATGAAGGATTTAGCAAAAGAGACAGGGGCAAGTATTACCCTTACAGAAGATCTAGAGGATGTAGTTGGTGCAGATGTTATTTATACAGATGTATGGGTATCTATGGGGGAAGAAGATCAATTTGAAGAAAGAATAAAAACCTTACTACCTTATCAAGTGAATATGAAAATGATTAAAAAAACAAATAATGAAGATGTAATCTTCATGCACTGTCTTCCAGCATTTCATGATTTAGAAACAGTTGTAGGAAAAGAAGTCTATGAAAAATACGGACTAAAAGAAATGGAAGTAACAGATGAGGTGTTTAGAAGTAAATATTCAGTAGTTTTTGACGAAGCTGAAAATAGACTGCATACCATAAAAGCTGTAATGGTCGCTACCATGGCTTAAGAATATAGAAGGATTATATTTATATAGATAAAGAAGTAGAAAATTTAAATTTTCTACTTCTTTTTTTAGCTATACAAGCATAAACATATAAAGATAAAATTAGGTTGACTAACAAAAAAAGTACATATTTTAAAAATTCATAAATATCATTATAGTAAGGAATAGAAGAGAAGGAGGAGGAAATTTAATGGCCGTTGAGTTAATGAGAGATTTACTGAAGATAGATCAGGTTATAGGGGAAGGAGATACACAGGCCCTTGTAGAGGGAGAAATCCTTGTACCAGATGTTAAGCCGGATATTTCAAGAATCCTATCAGTGGATGGAAATATAAATATTACAGGGAAAGAAGCAGTAGCTGATAAAATCGTTGTAGACGGAGTTGTAAATTTTAAAATATTATATGCTTCAGAAGGTGGAGAATATCCAATTTATAGTATGAATGCAAGTGCTGGGTTCAGTCAAAATATTGATATTGCTGGTACTGCAGGAGAAATGGATATTCAGGTAATAGCAGATGTTGAACATATTGATTTTAACATTATCAATGAAAGAAAAATAGCTGTAAAAACAGTAGTAAATCTTTTAGGAAAAAGTATTGAGCCTTCAAAAATAGAAGTGTTAAGGGGCGTGGAAGGGTTAGATGATCTTCAGATTTTAAGAAAAACAGTATCTTATAATGATATTGTAGGGAATAACCAATCGGAAACCATTGTAAGAGAAAGCTTTGAAATAGACGAAAATCTTCCTGAAATTGCTGAAATCTTAAAATGTGATGCCTTTGCAGTTGAAAAGGAAAAGCAGGTAACAGATGGGAAGGTCATCATCAATGGTGTTGTAAAAACAAATACCCTTTATGTAGGGGATGATGATCGAAATTCATTATTTCTATTAAAACATGAGATTCCTTTTACCCATTTTGTTGAAGTTACAGGTGCTATGAAGGATATGGATAGCAAAGCCACACTTAGGACAGATGAAGTTTATACAGATGTAAAAGAAAATATTGATGGAGATCGAAGAATATTTGAAATAGAGGCTATGGTAAAAATAGATGCATCTGTGAATGATGTGGAAGAAAAGGAAGTAGTCATTGATGCATATTCTCCTAGCAAATTATTAAAAATGGATAAAAGGGAAATAACCTTTCACCAAACGGTAGGAAAGAATACTTCAAATATGGTAGTAAAAGAAATGATGGATATTCCATCAGATGAACCAGAAATTTTCAAGGTATTTAGTGTAAATGCAAAGCCAGTTATTACGGATGTTAATTTGGT is part of the Crassaminicella profunda genome and encodes:
- the arcC gene encoding carbamate kinase, whose amino-acid sequence is MKKLVVALGGNALQESSKPATAKAQLEVIRNTSKYIADIIEEGYKVSIAHGNGPQVGRIVLQNEAANHITPAMPFDVCGAMSQGMIGYHIQQSLRDELKLRGNNKQVVSLVTQVLVDQDDLAFSHPTKPIGPFYTKEEAQKIKSEKGYDMVEDAGRGFRRVVASPNPIKIVEIDTVKNLVESDQIVITVGGGGIPVIQKEDGQLQGVPAVIDKDLASERLAEDLDADILLILTAVDKVSINFGKLNQIDLDHITVEEAYKYIDEGHFAPGSMLPKMKAAIQFAQSKPGRKSIIASLSQAREALVGDSGTIITKERIEAYRELVEA
- the argH gene encoding argininosuccinate lyase, coding for MKLWGGRFAKNTAALVDEFNASISFDQKLYKHDIIGSIAHAKMLKKSNIITEEEGKEIIEGLENILKDIEEGKVEFQISYEDIHMNIEKLLIDQIGEVGKKLHTARSRNDQVAVDIRLYLRDQINRICEKIKNLLNTLIALSEKHINTIMPGYTHLQRAQPITLGYHLMAYFQMFKRDYLRLKDCYKRVNMMPLGAGALAGTTYETDREFLREELDFFGICENSLDAVSDRDFVIEFISDASMMMMHLSRFCEELIIFNSAEFNFVEMDDAYSTGSSIMPQKKNPDVAELIRGKTGRVYGNLFNLLTIMKALPLAYNKDMQEDKPPLFDTVENVSICLEIFDEMIKTMKIRKDNMKKATKEGFMNATDVADYLVKKGLAFRSAHEVVGKMVLYCVQNNKTMEDLSLEEFKDFSSVFTEDILETIKIENCIVSKKSQGSTAKQHVEKMIREGKRMIEVLD
- the argF gene encoding ornithine carbamoyltransferase, translating into MPINLKGRNFITLKDFTPQEIHYLLDLSVDLKRKKRSGEEGDLLKGKNIVLLFEKTSTRTRCAFEVAGFDEGAQVTFLSNSQMGKKESIEDTAKVLGRFYDGIEFRGFKQETVDTLAKHAGVPVWNGLTDLYHPTQILADFMTIMEHVNKPLNKTKLVYAGDARNNMGNSLMIGAAKMGMHFVAVAPKELFPSEELISEMREVAKYTGGKIEFTENIEEGVKDADAIYTDVWVSMGEEDKFEERIEQLKPYQVNMKMMEQTGNPDVIFLHCLPSFHDTKTIVGKDIYEKYGLKEMEVTDEVFRSKYSVVFDEAENRMHTIKAVMVATLGK
- a CDS encoding argininosuccinate synthase; this encodes MKKEKVVLAYSGGLDTSVILTWLKETYGVDVVAACINVGQEDDFEEVKKKALATGAVKSYVVDVVEEFITDYIYPTLKASAVYEDDYLLGTSFARPLIAKKLVEIAEKEGAVAIAHGATGKGNDQVRFEATIKALNPHLKIIAPWRIWDLKSREDCIEYAEKHNIPIAVTKEKIYSRDQNIWHISHEGGNLEEPWNEHDESIYMMSVSPQNAPDTPAFIEIEFEKGIPVKINGENYNPVSMMEVLNQLAGENGVGTIDIIENRLVGMKSRGIYETPGGTILFKAHKALEKLTLDRDTLSYKKIVSEKYAQLVYDGLWFTPLRVALSKFVDSTQEVVTGKVKMKLYKGNCTCVASASPYSLYNEEFVTFGEDDVYNQKDAEGFINLFALPLTIRAIMNEKDTKGVK
- the argF gene encoding ornithine carbamoyltransferase, whose translation is MPINLKGKSFLTLKEFTPREIMYLLNLSKNLKNKKRVGDHEKLLAGKNVVLLFEKSSTRTRCSFEIAAMDEGAGVTFLGGNDSHISKKESIEDTAKVLGRMYDGIEFRGYSQETVEDLAEYSGVPVWNGLTDLYHPTQILADFLTVMEHIDKPLNKVKFVYVGDARNNMGNSLMIGATKLGMDFVALAPKDLFPDENLVMEMKDLAKETGASITLTEDLEDVVGADVIYTDVWVSMGEEDQFEERIKTLLPYQVNMKMIKKTNNEDVIFMHCLPAFHDLETVVGKEVYEKYGLKEMEVTDEVFRSKYSVVFDEAENRLHTIKAVMVATMA
- a CDS encoding DUF3794 and LysM peptidoglycan-binding domain-containing protein, yielding MAVELMRDLLKIDQVIGEGDTQALVEGEILVPDVKPDISRILSVDGNINITGKEAVADKIVVDGVVNFKILYASEGGEYPIYSMNASAGFSQNIDIAGTAGEMDIQVIADVEHIDFNIINERKIAVKTVVNLLGKSIEPSKIEVLRGVEGLDDLQILRKTVSYNDIVGNNQSETIVRESFEIDENLPEIAEILKCDAFAVEKEKQVTDGKVIINGVVKTNTLYVGDDDRNSLFLLKHEIPFTHFVEVTGAMKDMDSKATLRTDEVYTDVKENIDGDRRIFEIEAMVKIDASVNDVEEKEVVIDAYSPSKLLKMDKREITFHQTVGKNTSNMVVKEMMDIPSDEPEIFKVFSVNAKPVITDVNLVEDKNIIEGIIEADVLYISQEKDQSARSFHQEIPFRHFVEVIGAKENMKADVDLHINDIDYNLINPEQIEVKVNLGATCGVSKKLQMDVLVDAEELEEMIDLSKRPSMTIYYVQPGDTLWKIAKRYHTTVDDLVQTNNIQNPEKLIAGEQIVIQKTFKYKF